In Helianthus annuus cultivar XRQ/B chromosome 8, HanXRQr2.0-SUNRISE, whole genome shotgun sequence, a single genomic region encodes these proteins:
- the LOC110869815 gene encoding uncharacterized protein LOC110869815 has translation MTNSMITLKLLVNKRDHKIMFAEVNKDFVDFLFYVLTLPIGAITKLFAKEPLSGSLGDLYQSIENLNDMYILQNKSKDTVLSPKSSTNVPGQDLLSIPKDPTTNDRKFYRCIRQCKYVTDDPKVGCPTCRSVMSSEVAYVSMEPANVAVEEVGFVKGVVTYMVMDDLVVKPMSTISTITLLNKLEYQRC, from the coding sequence ATGACAAATTCCATGATAACCTTAAAGCTTTTGGTCAACAAACGCGATCACAAAATCATGTTTGCTGAAGTCAACAAAGACTTTGTTGACTTCCTTTTTTACGTACTCACATTACCAATCGGTGCAATCACAAAACTCTTTGCAAAAGAGCCCTTGTCGGGAAGCCTAGGGGACCTTTATCAGAGCATCGAGAATCTAAACGACATGTATATACTACAAAACAAGTCCAAAGATACGGTTTTGAGCCCGAAATCATCAACTAATGTTCCCGGTCAAGATCTGCTTTCAATTCCAAAAGATCCCACGACAAACGACAGGAAATTTTATAGGTGTATCCGTCAATGTAAATATGTCACGGATGACCCAAAGGTTGGGTGTCCTACATGTCGAAGTGTTATGTCAAGTGAGGTGGCCTATGTCTCTATGGAGCCGGCAAATGTGGCTGTTGAGGAAGTTGGTTTTGTGAAAGGTGTGGTGACTTATATGGTTATGGATGATCTGGTTGTAAAACCCATGTCCACCATCTCTACTATAACTTTGCTCAACAAGTTAGAGTATCAAAGATGTTAG
- the LOC110872540 gene encoding protein-tyrosine-phosphatase MKP1, translated as MVGKEDECGGDGGNCDGGGGGGSDGSRLNNLISGNRKMYWRSASWSSSHVSLPPLVPDGVKDGGDVDGSNGGLSRRRPAPLTPRSNSKGRSCLPPLAIARRSLDEWPRAGSDDIGEWPIPSTPSGRDMNSNGERLKLDLSSIQRIPERNPGLVRRDKIAFFDKECSKVAEHIFLGGDAVAKDKEILKQHKITHILNCVGFVCPEYFKGNFVYRTLWLQDSPSEDITSILYDVFDYFEDVRDQGGKVFVHCCQGVSRSTSLVIAYRMWREGQSFDDAFQYVKAAREIADPNMGFACQLLQCQKRVHAFPLSPSSLLRLYRIAPHSSYDPLHLVPKMLNVPSPGALDSRGAFILHIPSTIFIWVGKKCESLMERDARGAVCQIVRYEKVQGPIVVVKEGEEPSYFWDAFSSLLPLMDKSGNVMDIGKFSKVNPGERIVDSYSVDYEIIQKAIVGGFVPAFASSETDQETHLPARENSWSVLRRKFASGNMKEFVLASKSAPSRVYPDSVLLSSENHTNFSSKPSLSSSSSLSPSFSSASSPDSISSDSTISSKCYSDSPVASPSVSSHTHALSSTISTLSNLSLVPTKLSPHSISKSSEFIDVNFASTNSCSQSVLSPSKRSSLSIAERRGGTPKCLKLPMLSDDSQGQDACIVIEPNNDIVLELKETGLNQEPVKREIVVLEWPTLDKIMGLCSGGMDSSRMFVFVVANSGSEKDGDSVVYIWVGKAFRHDSWDLVDTNKRVADLPDFFMKEAIKKVLSEAGLSKDTHIKVVKQDEEPSEFVAILNSL; from the exons ATGGTAGGGAAAGAGGATGAGTGTGGTGGAGATGGTGGTAActgtgacggtggtggtggcggtgggagTGATGGTTCGCGGTTGAATAATTTGATTTCTGGTAATAGGAAGATGTATTGGCGGTCAGCTTCGTGGTCTTCGTCTCATGTGTCATTGCCACCGCTTGTTCCTGATGGTGTGAAAGACGGTGGAGATGTTGATGGTAGTAATGGTGGTTTGAGTCGAAGGCGTCCGGCTCCGTTGACTCCTAGATCGAATAGTAAAGGCCGGTCGTGTTTGCCGCCGTTAGCGATTGCTAGAAGAAGCTTGGATGAGTGGCCGAGAGCTGGTTCGGATGATATTGGTGAGTGGCCAATTCCGAGCACGCCTAGTGGAAGAGATATGAACAGTAACGGTGAAAGGCTAAAGCTCGATTTGTCATCGATTCAAAGAATTCCGGAGAGAAATCCAGGTCTTGTTAGAAGAGATAAGATTGCGTTTTTCGATAAAGAGTGTTCGAAAGTTGCTGAACATATCTTTCTCGGTGGTGATGCAGTTGCAAAAGATAAAGAAATACTTAAACAACATAAAATCACTCATATTCTTAACTGTGTAGGTTTTGTCTGCCCTGaatatttcaaaggaaattttGTTTATCGAACTTTATGGTTACAAGATAGCCCTTCAGAAGATATCACAAGTATACTATATGATGTTTTTGATTACTTTGAAGATGTTAGAGATCAAGGTGGAAAAGTCTTTGTACATTGTTGTCAAGGGGTATCTCGGTCAACTTCATTGGTAATTGCTTATCGTATGTGGAGAGAAGGTCAAAGCTTCGATGATGCTTTTCAATACGTAAAAGCAGCCCGAGAAATCGCTGATCCTAATATGGGATTTGCATGTCAATTGTTACAATGCCAAAAAAGGGTTCATGCATTTCCTTTAAGTCCGAGTTCATTACTTAGATTATATAGAATCGCACCTCACTCTTCATACGACCCGTTACATCTTGTTCCCAAAATGTTAAACGTTCCTTCTCCAGGTGCTCTTGATTCTAGAGGTGCGTTCATTTTGCATATACCTTCAACAATCTTCATATGGGTCGGTAAGAAATGTGAATCTTTAATGGAACGAGATGCAAGAGGTGCTGTTTGTCAGATTGTTCGCTATGAAAAAGTTCAGGGGCCGATTGTTGTAGTGAAAGAAGGGGAAGAACCATCATACTTTTGGGATGCGTTTTCTAGTCTTTTACCTTTAATGGATAAATCCGGTAATGTAATGGATATTGGTAAGTTTTCTAAGGTCAACCCAGGTGAGAGAATAGTTGACTCGTACAGCGTTGATTACGAGATTATTCAAAAAGCAATTGTTGGCGGGTTTGTGCCCGCGTTTGCATCATCTGAAACCGATCAAGAAACTCATCTTCCCGCTAGAGAAAACAGTTGGAGCGTATTGAGACGGAAATTCGCATCGGGTAATATGAAGGAATTTGTCTTAGCTTCTAAATCTGCTCCATCTAGAGTCTATCCCGATTCAGTGCTTTTAAGTTCAGAGAATCATACTAATTTTTCATCTAAACCATCGttgtcatcatcgtcatcattgtCACCATCATTTTCATCGGCTTCTTCTCCCGATTCTATATCGTCCGATTCAACGATTAGCTCCAAATGTTATTCAGATTCTCCCGTTGCATCTCCGTCAGTATCGTCACACACTCACGCTTTATCTTCAACCATATCCACTCTGTCGAATTTGTCACTTGTTCCAACTAAACTCTCTCCTCACTCCATATCTAAAAGCTCTGAGTTTATCGATGTAAATTTCGCCTCAACAAACTCATGTTCACAGTCGGTCTTATCACCGTCAAAAAGGTCTTCACTTTCCATTGCTGAACGCAGAGGTGGCACTCCTAAATGTCTTAAACTACCAATGCTGAGTGATGACTCACAGGGTCAAGATGCTTGCATCGTCATTGAACCTAATAACGACATTGTATTAGAACTGAAAGAAACGGGACTGAATCAAGAACCCGTGAAGCGAGAAATTGTGGTACTTGAGTGGCCTACTTTGGATAAGATTATGGGATTATGTAGTGGAGGTATGGATTCCAGTCGAATGTTCGTTTTTGTTGTTGCTAATTCAGGTTCGGAAAAAGATGGAGATTCTGTCGTGTATATATGGGTGGGAAAAGCGTTCAGGCATGATAGCTGGGATCTTGTTGATACAAACAAAAGAGTTGCCGATTTACCGGATTTTTTCATGAAGGAAGCTATTAAGAAGGTTCTCTCAGAAGCGGGATTGTCAAAGGACACTCACATTAAG GTTGTGAAGCAAGATGAAGAACCTTCAGAATTCGTTGCAATTCTGAATTCTTTGTAG